The sequence GGGAAAAAATGTCCGACTGCGATCCCGATCAGGATGGCGATCAGGACCTGAACGTAGATATGCCTGCAAAAACGACGCAACATGGTGTCTCCTTGATCTCACCGCACGCCGCGTACACGCGACTTTGGCGAGAAAGATGCCGGGCCGCGCAGACCCAGCACTCTGACCAGTTGTGGCAACAACCTGGCGATCGCCTCTACCGGGCGAATGGTTCCAGGCCGTCTCATGCATTCAATTTTGACTGCCGCTTTACCAGCGCTTCGTCTTGATGTTGTGGACGTGAGCGTGCTCGCCCGCCTTGATGGGTGCTACAACCTTGCCGATATCGACGCCATATTTGTAGACGGTGTCGCCCACGGCCATGTCCTTGAGCGCCACCTTGTGACCGATCGGAATGTCCTGTTGAGCGACGATGGCGACTACCTCGTCGTCGTCCATGATCCAGGCACTCAATGCCAGGCCCGCCTTGATGCCCTCCACCACGGCAACGCCAACCGTGTCTTCGCGCTCATGCGATACCGCGTGAATCATCGTCTACTCCTTGTTTAAGTTGAACCGGGTGTGAATCGGCATCAGCGAGGAAGTGGCCTAGCCGAACAAAGCAGGTACGGAACGAATGATCAAATTGACAGCCGCGACGATCAGAACGATCCAGAGCAGCGTCAGGACGCGCGACGCCGAAATGGCGCTGCGCAGCCTCGCGCCCGCGAGCAATCCGACTGCGCCACAAGGCAACAGAAAACTGGCGAGCGGCAGGACAGCAGGGTTTTTATAGAGTCCGGAGACCGCGAAGAGCGCGAGCCGCGCGACAGCCGTAGCGGTAATCAGTGTGCTGATGGTTGCACGTCGCTGGTCGGGGTCGCGCAGACGACCGGTCAAATAAATCGTATAGACGGGACCACCGGTACCAAATACTGCGGTCAGGCACCCACCCAAAAAGCCCAGGGGAAGTGCCCAGCGCCCGCCTATCTCGCGAAATTCGCTGCGCGACGTGACCCTCCAGAGCGAGTAGCCCAGCAGGCACACGCCGAGTACAAGTTCGAGCGGCTTCTCCGGCACCGAAACCAGCACGCTCACACCGAGCAAAAGCCCGATGCACAGCCACGGTCCAAGCCGTTTCAGTTCCTGTGTCTGAACAGACTGAAGGTTGCGCATGCCTACGAGCATCCCGGCGACGAGGTCCAGCACCAGCATGACGGGGGTTGCCGTGCGCAGAGGCACCAGTTGCGTGAGCAACGGTATGGCAACGATGGACGAACCAAAACCCGTCAGCCCGTACACCAGATACGCGATCGCCACGACACCTCCCGCCACTGCGATCGAACTGACACCGATTCCGATGGCGCAGGCAGCGATGTGCGCATTCAACCAGGCTGTCATTGATGAAGGGTCTCGGTGCGACTTGTGGCGTTGTGGGGAAATGCGGGGGATGCGGTAACAGCACAGGCCCTGAAATTTCGGCCGCGTTGCTGCGTCCATTGTCGCTTGCAGCTTGCTAAAGATAAACGCAGTAATGGTTTTCCTGAGACCAGGAAATACTTTAGGTTGCGTAAAATTTCGCGTATCGAATCGAGCATGACTTCTGCGCGGAACGCGAGAAAAACGCGAGCAATGCCATCCATTCGCACCCTCAAAATATTCCTCTCCGTCGCGCGATGTGGCACCTTTGCCGCCGCCGGCAATAAGGTGGGGCTCACCGCAGCCGCCATCGGCCTTCAAATACGCGCGCTCGAAAGCGATCTCAATGTTCAGCTTTTTGACCGCAACGCACGCGCCGCCGTGCTGAATCCGGTTGGCCGCGCCCTCATTCCCGAGATCGAAGAAATCGTTCGCCGCTACGAACTCCTGGAGGTCTCCGCGGGCGGCGACGAAATGTCGGGTACGGTCGTAATCGGCGCACTCGTCTCCGCGCTGATGGGTGCGTTCGCGGATGCCTTATGGTCGATACGCGGGCAGCATCCGCGCCTCGATGTGCATCTGCTAGCAGGCATGTCCAGCGATTTCGCTCACCAGGTCGAAGTCGGCGAACTCGATGCAGCGGTCGTCACGCAGTCACCGCATCCCCTCGCGTCCACGCTCCTTTGGACGCCGCTGTATTCGGAACCGATGATCCTCATCATGCCAACCGCGCCGCACTTCGATCTGCCGCCGGATCAGGATGAAATCCTCCACAATGCGCCGTTCATGCGCTTCGACCGCAGCACGTGGACCGGGCACCTTGTGCAGAACGTGCTCGATCAATGCAAAATCGAGGTCGACGAGGCCATGGAACTGAACTCGGTCGAAGCGATCGTCGCGCTGGTACGTCAGGGCTTCGGCATTTCGATAGTTCCGAAACTCGCGAACGTTGATTTCGACAACGATCGCGCCATCCGCGTCATGGCGCTCGACGGCGTCGACGTGCGCCGCCACGTTGGCCTGCTCGAACGCGCCAGGCACAGCCGTACAGCATTCACCGACGCGATCAAGCGTTATTTCACCGAGACCTGAGACGTGCGGCGATCGCCGCACGCGCTCACGCCGCCAACGCTCGCAATTGATTGAGCAGGCTGTCGGGAACGTCGATGCCGTCACGCGCGGCGGTATCTGCGAGTTCGCCCCGCCGTTGCCCCGGCAGCCGCACATCGGCGTCTTGCAGCATCACTTCGATCAACGCCTCGACGCGTGACAGATACGTCGCGTTACCCGCCAACGCACCCGGATCGATTGCCCAAAACAGGTGGCCTACGCGCGACTTCTCGCCCGCTTCGGTCAGGAACGAACCTGCCTCGTAGCCAAAGTTCGCCCCTGCCAGCGCTGCCGCGAGCAATTCGACCATCAGCGCGAGCATTGCCCCTTTCGTGCCGCCGAATGGCAGCATCATGCCTTCCAGCGCGGCCTTCGCATCGGTCGTCGGCCGGCCGTCGCGCGAAGTCGCCCATCCTTCGGGAATCGGTTTGCCTTCGCGGGCGGCGACCATGATCTTGCCGCGCGCGACATTGGACAACGAGAGGTCGATCATCAATGGCTTGCCGTCGCGGCGCGGGAACACGGCCGCCAGGGGATTGGTGCCGAAAACGGGGTGCCGTCCGCCCCACGCCGGCATTGCAGCGGGCGTGTTGCTGAACGCAAGCCCCACCATGCCGGCCGCGCCGACCGGCTCCAGATGCCAGGCACCCGCGCCGAGATGGTGGCTGCGCTTCACGCTCACGACTGCGCTGCCGTGAGCCCGTGCGCGGTCCACGAGCGTTTCGATGGCGAGTTCGCAAGCGGGAAACGCCATGCCGTCCGCGGCGTCGATCAACACGGCTGCGTTGCGCGACTCGACGATCGCCGGCTTTGCCTTCGCATCGACACGGCCGTTTCGCAACTGCGCGACATACATCGGCAAACGAGCGACACCATGCGAGGACAGCCCGCGTTCGTCGGCATAGACGAGCGCGCGTGCGGTGGCCTCGGCCGTGCGCGGCGTGGCGCCCGCGGCGAGCATCGTGCGCGTGGCAAGGTCGTGAAGATCGCTGGACGAGATCCGCGTCATATCAGAGTTCCTTCGTTGTCGTTGAGTCATGCTCGCCCGCGAGCAACGCATCCATCACGCGCGAGGCGACCAGCGAGCTCACGCGTGCGTTCGATTGCATCGTCAAGCCCGCAATGTGGGGCGTGAGAATCAGGTTCGGCACGCCCGCAAGCGGCGAACCGGCCTTGAGCGGCTCGTCGGCGAACACATCGAGCGCGGCGCCGCCAAGGCGGCCCTGTCTCAGCGCGTCGGCCAAGGCGTTCTCATCGATCACGCCCCCTCTCGAGGTATTGATCAGGACTGCATGGGGTTTGAGCATCTTCAGTTGCGCCGGGCCGAGCAGATTATGCGTGGTCTCGACGAGCGGCACGTGAACGGTCACGACGTCGGCGGCACGCAGCGCGTCGTCGAACGACATGCCTCGCGTGCCCGTCTCCTGCCAGCAGGCCGCATCCGCGGGAAGTTGCGGATCATAACCCACAACCCCCATGCCGATACCCCGCGCAAGCTGCGCGACGAGACGCCCGATGCCGCCAAAGCCGATCACGGCCATCGTGCCGCCCGCCGCTTCGCGCCCGTTCGAGAGCGCGCTGCGCGGCCACTGCCCCTGCGCGACGGCAGTGCTCGACAGATAAGCGCCCCGCAGCAGCAGCAGCGACGTGGCGATCACATACTCGGCCACGGCGGCCGCGTTGGCGCCCGTTGCCGGAAACACCTGCACACCGCGCTCCCTGCATGCGCCGAGCGCGATATTGTCCAGCCCGACACCGAGCCGCCCCACCACCGACAAGCGCGGCGCATCGTCGAGCAGTGCGGCAGTGACCTGGGTCCGGTTGCGCACGATCAGGGCGTCGGCTTCCACCAGAAGACCGCGCAGACGGTCGGGTTCATCGACGAGCGAGGCATCTGCAAGGACGTCGAAATGACGCCGCAACGAATCCACTGCAGGCGCATCCATGAACTCGCTGATGACGACTCTCTTGCGCTCGGTTTTCAATTTGGGCGCTCCTGTGCGTAAGCGGGCGCCTTTCTTTCGTTGACGCTCTCGACCGGTTCGGACTGCGCGTCGCTTGCGCCAGGAACGGCGCGCGGCGAGGCCAGCACCTTGCGCGCCGCTTCGGCGTCGAACGCGCCTTCCCAGCGCGCGATCACGATCGTCGCCACCGCATTGCCGATCATGTTGACGATCGCGCGAATCTCGTTGAGCACGCGGTCGATGCCGATAATCAGCGTGATACCCGCAACAGGAATGATGTTGTGCGTGGAGAGCGTGGCCGTGAGCGCCACCAGCGCCGCGCCCGCTACGCCCGCGCCGCCTTTCGAGGTCAACAGCAAAATCGCGAGCAGGCCGAGTTGCTGCAGCAGCGAAAGATGCGTATTGGTGGCCTGCGCGATGAAGAGCGACGTCATCGTGAGATAGATGGCCGCGCCGTCGAGATTGAATGAATAGCCGGTTGGCAGCACAAGACCGACGACAGGCTTCGGGCAGCCCAGGCGCTCGAGCTTTTCCATCAGGCGCGGCAGCACGGATTCCGTGGTCGAGGTGCCGAGCACGATGAGCAGCTCCTCGCGCAGATAATTGAGCAGCGGCCACAAGCCGACGCCCGCCCAGCGGCTGATCGTGCCGAGCACCAATACGATGAACAGAATGCTGGTGAGATAGAAGCACACAATCAGCAAGCCTAACTGCTGTAGCGTGCCGATGCCGTACTTGCCCACCGTGAACGCCATGGCGCCGAACGCACCGAGCGGCGCAAGCCGCATGATCATCTCGACGATACGCATGAGCGCTTCGCCGCTCTGCTCGATCACGCGCGAGAGGAAGCGGCTGCGGCGCGACATGATCGACAACGCCACGCCGAACAGCACCGAGAACAGCAGGACCTGCAACAGGTTACCGCGCGCAAATGCGCCGACCACCGAATTCGGCACGATCTCGTCGAGAAAACTTTGCGAGGCCGCCGCGTGCGCTTCGTTCACGTAGTGGCTAACGGCCTGCGTATCGAGCGTAGCCGGGTCGATATTAAGCCCTTCACCGGGATGCAGCACGTTCGCGACCACAAGCCCGATCACGAGCGCGAGCGTCGTCACGGCTTCGAAATACACGATCGTCTTCACGCCCACTCGCCCGACATGCTTGAGATTTTCCATCCGTGCGATACCCAGCGACACGGTGCAGAAAATCACCAGCGTGATGAGCATTTTGATCAGGCGAATGAACGTATCGCCCAGGGGTTTCATTTCGACGCCGAAATGCGGCCAGAAATAGCCGACGAGAATACCGGCCGCCAGTCCGATCAGGACCTGGGCATAGAGATGTCTGAGCACGCGCAAGGTGGTATCTCCTCCACTCGCTGCTGCTTGGTGAGACAGCTTCGCGCACCGCGGGCGGACTTCCGTGGTCCAGATTCGACGGCCATATCCGCATGGCCTTTTGCGCAGCGGTGCGCGCAACTGTAATGGAACTGCGTTCGCAAAGCCCGCCGTACGAGCGGGCTTGCGAGGTATGGTCTCCCGCGTTTCAGGCGCTTTCAAACAGACGCGTGAGCACGAACTCGCGATGGCCCAGCGTTTCGGCCGCGGTCCAGCGACCGTTCGCCGTCGCGAGCATCGATTCGAGCAGCTTGTCGCCCGCCTGATCGAGGTTTTGCTCGCGCTGCAGCAGGCCCGACACATCGACGTCGACGTGCTCGCTCATCGTGCGCACGGTGCGCGGATTCGCGCAGATCTTGATGACCGGCACGATCGGATTGCCGATTACGTTGCCCTGCCCCGTCGGGAAGAAGTGCACGGCGAAGCCCGAGGCCGCGCACAGCGTCACCATCTCCGCCGCCGCGGAAGACGAATCCATGAACCACAAGCCCGAATGCGTCGGCTCCTCGGCCTTGTCGAGCACGCCGTCCACGCGGCACTTCTTGCCGATCTTCTGGATGTTGCCGAGCGCCTTTTCCTCGATCGTGGTCAGGCCGCCCGCAATATTGCCCTTGGTCGGCTGCGATTCGGAGAGGTCGTCGGTCTTCCAGCGGTTGATCATGTCCTGATAGCGGTCGAACATGAACTGGAAGCGCTCGCGCACCTGGTCGTTCGCGCAGCGCGCCGCGACGATCTGTTCGCCGCCCGTCAACTCCGAGGTCTCGCCGAACACGAGCGTCGTGCCAAGCCCGTAGAGCTTGTCGAACGCGTTGCCAACCGTCGGGTTCGCGCCGCAGCCCGAGGTCGTATCCGACTCGCCGCATTTCGTCGACACCCACAGATCGGCAATCGGGCACTCCTCGCGTTCGAGCGTCGTCGCCCACTGCACCATTTCCTTTGCGGCCTTGGAGGCGCGCATGATCGTGTCGTGGTCGCCGTGCAGTTCGATGCCGAAGCCCATCACCGGCTTGCCCGACTTCGCAATGCCGTCCACCACGCGCTTGGTCCAGCCTTCCTCGATACCGATGACGATCACGCCGGCCACATTCGGATTGCAGCCCGCGCCGATCAGCGTGCGGAAATGCAAATCGAGGTCGGCGCCGAACTGGAGCCGGCCGTACGGATGCGGCAGCGCCATCGTGCCTTTGATGTTGTGCTCGACCGCTTGCGCAGCGGCATTCGAAAGGTCGTCAACGGGCAGGATGATGACGTGGTTGCGCACGCCGACGCGACCGTTCGAGCGGCGATAGCCGCGGAAAATGGTGTTCTGGTCAATCACGCTCATGGTGTCTTTCTCTGTATGGGAGGGGTTCAACTGGCTGGCTCAATTGCCATGGGACCGGCGGCGCAATGCGGCGCACGGCCGGACTGCCCAGGCCTTACCAGCGCTTCGTCTTGATGTTGTGAACGTGAGCGTGCTCACCCGCCTTGATCGGCGCCACGACCTTGCCGATATCCACGCCGTACTTGTAGACGGTGTCGCCCACGGCCATGTCCTTGAGCGCTACCTTGTGACCGATTGGAATGTCCTGCTTCGCCGGGACGCTGACGATTTCGTCCTCGTCCATGATCCACGCGTTCAGTTGCGTGCCCGCCTTGATGCCCTCGACGACCGCGACACCCACCGTGTCCTTCGCCTCGTGCAGCACGATGTGAATCGTCCTGCGTGCCGGATCGGCGTGGGCCGCCGTCGTATCAGCCTGCTGTGCTTCTTGAGCTGCCTGGCTCATCTGAGTGTCTCCAGTTTTGTTCACGGGGTGTCTGGCGCGTGGCCATGCTGCGAATCATAGACAGCTCATTCATCCATGTCAACCATATCATCTATATGTGTTGAATCAGCCAGATGAAGTAAAATCGGGGCAAAGTCCGGCAAGCAAGAGGAAGGGAGCACACCGCCATGAACACAATGAAGAACGGCGCAGCCCATGTGGCAGGCGTGGCAAGCACGGCCGTCATCGGGGGCACGCGCTACAAGGAAGTGAAAAACGGGATCCTCGCCGCGCTGGCGGCGAAGGAGTGGAAAGGCGGCGAGGCGATACCTTCAGAGAAGCGCCTTTCGGAGCGCTTTGGCGTGTCGATCGGGACGCTGCGCAAGGCGATCGACGAACTAGTGGCGGACAACATCCTCGTGCGCCATCAGGGGCTCGGCACGTTCGTCGCGCAACACCGGCGCGACCGCTATTTTTTCCGCTTTTTCCGTGTGGTCCGCCAGGACGGCGACAAGACCTATCCCACGGTGAGCCTCGTTTCGTTCACGAAGACGAAGGCAACGCGTGAAATTGCCGCGACGCTCGGCATCGAACCGAACGCGCGGGTCTTCTCCTTCGTGAATCGCCTGGCGTTGCACGGCGAGACGGTCATGATCGACAACATCACCGTCGCTGAAGAGCGCTTTCCCGGTCTGACCGAAGCGGCGCTGCGCGAGCGACCCAGCACGCTCTACAACTTCTACCAGGATGCGTTCCACATCAACGTGGTCGGGACTGAGGAGCGGCTGCGCGTCGCCACAGCCAACGACGTTGAAGCGGAGCTGCTCGAAGTCTTGCCTGGCACGCCGTTGCTCGAAGTCAGGCGCATTGCCTACTCCTATCACCAGGCACCGGTCGAATTGCGCATCTCGCACGTGAACACGGCGCGCTACGAGTATGTCGGCCCCTCCGCCTCGCACGAAGAGCCGCTTTAATACGTCACACGAGCACGGGGGCTTTTAGCGCTCGCGTTGCAGGCGCCCCCGTATCGTCGATCAGGCTGCCAGTTGGAACACGCTCACGGTCTTTGATCGTGGGTTACTGCTTCGGCATCCGTTCGGAGCGTCGGCTTTGCGAAGAGGTTCATCTGAACCTTGCATATCGCTGGTTCTGTCGACTTGACCTTGAAGACTTGGTGCCGAATCACTCGACGTTTTCCAAGAACCGGCATGGCCGGTTCCGCAATAGCGACGCCTTGCGGCACGTCTTCGAGTCCGTGCTGCGGCGCTGCATGAGTGAAGGACTCGTTGAAGGCGAAGGGTTCGCTGTAGACGCAAGCGTCGTTAAAGCGGATGCAAATCGTGCGCGCGGCGTGCCTGGAGCTGAAGTGATCGACTGGCGCAAAGACGACCGTCCGAGCCGTGCGGTCCGGGAGTATCTCGTTGCGTTGGAAGAGGCAAATCCAGTCGCATCCGAAGACACGGAATCGGCTAGGCCACCGAAGCGTATATCGCTGACCGATCCCGCCGCACGCTATACCGCCGCCCCAGGTGGCCCTGCGTTCTTCGCCTACTCAACGAACTACTTGATCGATTTGCACGCTGGAATCATTGTCGATGTCGAAGCCACGCCGGCGCACCGCTCGCAGGAGGTGGAGTCCACGAAGACGATGGTGGATCGTGTCGAACAGCGCTTCGCGCTCAAACCCAAGCGTCTGGTGGGCGATACCGCGTATGGAACGGGAGCGATGCTCGGCTGGATGGTGAAAGAAAAGGCCATCGAACCGCATGTTCCAGTCTGGGAGCGCTGGGCTCGAAACGACGGAACCCTTCCTAACAGCGAATTCCAATGGAACGAGCAAGCGAACGAGTACCGATGTCCGCAAGGTCACGCTCTGCGAAGTGAGCGACGAAAGTTCAAAGATCCACGCTCGCACATCACAAAGGCCAACACGATCATCTATCGATCAAGCCAACCGGACTGTGCTCAGTGTTCGATGAAGCAGCAATGTTGCCCGAACACACCAATGCGAAAAATCGCGCGCAGCGTGCATGAAGAATCGCGAGATGTAGCGAGATCCGTCGGAGATACGCCCGCATATCGGCACTCGCGGAGACAGCGAAAGAAGGTAGAAATGCTGTTTGCCCACTTGAAGCGAATCTTGAAGCTAGATCGATTGCGACTACGCGGACCCAGCGGAGCGCACGATGAGTTTCTGTTGGCTGCAACAGCACAGAATCTACGGCGAATGGCGAAGTGGTTAACGCCAAAGCAAGACGCGGCGACAACGACCGCTTGAGGGACATCGGGGCGGCCGACCCGGTCCCGAGAACCCCGTCTCAACTGCCAACCTCGAGAGTTGCGCTCTCGCTCCGCCACATCATCTGGGCCCAAAACTCGAGTTTTTCAAATGTGAGGGACTTCCCCGTCCCGGTGCGACGCTGAAGTCGCGGGCATCGAGTGCCATGATTGAGGTGCCAGCCATCAATCGGAACAGGAGAGTCATGGACCAGCTTACTACCGTCGGCATCGACCTGGCAAAGGATGTGTTCGCGATCTGCGTACTCGACACCACGGGTGCGGTATTGCAGCGGCGCGTGCTGCGACGTGAAGCATTCATGAGGTGGGCTGAGCAACTGCCTCGGTGCCGCGTCGCTATGGAAGCTTGCGGCTCCTCACCACTGGGGACGCTGGTTTTCCACCCGCGGCCACATCGCTCGCCTCATTCCAGCCGAATTCGTCAAGCCGTTTCGGCCCGGCGGCAAGAACGACGCCGCCGATGCTGAAGCCATCGCCGTTGCCGCACGGCAGCCGACCATGCGCTTTGTGGCAATCAAGTCTGTGGACCAGCAGGCCATTCTCGCGTGGCACAGCGTACGTCAGGGTTGGCAGGAGGAACGTACCGCGCTGCTAAACCGCACTCGCGGACTGCTGGCTGAATTCGGCGTGGTGATTGCGCGTTCCGCAGATCGTTTCCTCCGCGCGTTGCCCACACTGATCGAAGACACCAGGCTGCCTGACCCGGTGCGCGCCATGTTGCTCGAAGTGCGCGAACAACTGGTCGCGCTGAACCTAAGGCTCGCCCGCTGCGACCAGCAGATCACCTCCCACGCGAGATCCAGTGACACTGCCAGACGCGCCAGCGAACTGCTCGGCGTCGGGCCGCTAACCTCCAGCGCGACGGCTGCCACGGTGCCCGACGCGAGCGTGTTCAGGAACGGCCGGCAGTTTGGCGCTTGGCTCGGCCTGACACCACGGCAGCACAGTTCAGGCGGCAGGACTCGCCTGGGGCATATCAGTCTGCGCGGCAACGTCTATCTGCGCACGCTGCTCGTTCAGGGCGCCCGAAGTACTTTGCAGTCGGCGCTGCGTGCCGACCCCGCGC comes from Trinickia violacea and encodes:
- a CDS encoding UxaA family hydrolase encodes the protein MIHAVSHEREDTVGVAVVEGIKAGLALSAWIMDDDEVVAIVAQQDIPIGHKVALKDMAVGDTVYKYGVDIGKVVAPIKAGEHAHVHNIKTKRW
- a CDS encoding sulfite exporter TauE/SafE family protein; translation: MTAWLNAHIAACAIGIGVSSIAVAGGVVAIAYLVYGLTGFGSSIVAIPLLTQLVPLRTATPVMLVLDLVAGMLVGMRNLQSVQTQELKRLGPWLCIGLLLGVSVLVSVPEKPLELVLGVCLLGYSLWRVTSRSEFREIGGRWALPLGFLGGCLTAVFGTGGPVYTIYLTGRLRDPDQRRATISTLITATAVARLALFAVSGLYKNPAVLPLASFLLPCGAVGLLAGARLRSAISASRVLTLLWIVLIVAAVNLIIRSVPALFG
- a CDS encoding LysR family transcriptional regulator, translating into MQLAKDKRSNGFPETRKYFRLRKISRIESSMTSARNARKTRAMPSIRTLKIFLSVARCGTFAAAGNKVGLTAAAIGLQIRALESDLNVQLFDRNARAAVLNPVGRALIPEIEEIVRRYELLEVSAGGDEMSGTVVIGALVSALMGAFADALWSIRGQHPRLDVHLLAGMSSDFAHQVEVGELDAAVVTQSPHPLASTLLWTPLYSEPMILIMPTAPHFDLPPDQDEILHNAPFMRFDRSTWTGHLVQNVLDQCKIEVDEAMELNSVEAIVALVRQGFGISIVPKLANVDFDNDRAIRVMALDGVDVRRHVGLLERARHSRTAFTDAIKRYFTET
- a CDS encoding Ldh family oxidoreductase, whose protein sequence is MTRISSSDLHDLATRTMLAAGATPRTAEATARALVYADERGLSSHGVARLPMYVAQLRNGRVDAKAKPAIVESRNAAVLIDAADGMAFPACELAIETLVDRARAHGSAVVSVKRSHHLGAGAWHLEPVGAAGMVGLAFSNTPAAMPAWGGRHPVFGTNPLAAVFPRRDGKPLMIDLSLSNVARGKIMVAAREGKPIPEGWATSRDGRPTTDAKAALEGMMLPFGGTKGAMLALMVELLAAALAGANFGYEAGSFLTEAGEKSRVGHLFWAIDPGALAGNATYLSRVEALIEVMLQDADVRLPGQRRGELADTAARDGIDVPDSLLNQLRALAA
- a CDS encoding hydroxyacid dehydrogenase, which translates into the protein MDAPAVDSLRRHFDVLADASLVDEPDRLRGLLVEADALIVRNRTQVTAALLDDAPRLSVVGRLGVGLDNIALGACRERGVQVFPATGANAAAVAEYVIATSLLLLRGAYLSSTAVAQGQWPRSALSNGREAAGGTMAVIGFGGIGRLVAQLARGIGMGVVGYDPQLPADAACWQETGTRGMSFDDALRAADVVTVHVPLVETTHNLLGPAQLKMLKPHAVLINTSRGGVIDENALADALRQGRLGGAALDVFADEPLKAGSPLAGVPNLILTPHIAGLTMQSNARVSSLVASRVMDALLAGEHDSTTTKEL
- the dctA gene encoding C4-dicarboxylate transporter DctA, translated to MRVLRHLYAQVLIGLAAGILVGYFWPHFGVEMKPLGDTFIRLIKMLITLVIFCTVSLGIARMENLKHVGRVGVKTIVYFEAVTTLALVIGLVVANVLHPGEGLNIDPATLDTQAVSHYVNEAHAAASQSFLDEIVPNSVVGAFARGNLLQVLLFSVLFGVALSIMSRRSRFLSRVIEQSGEALMRIVEMIMRLAPLGAFGAMAFTVGKYGIGTLQQLGLLIVCFYLTSILFIVLVLGTISRWAGVGLWPLLNYLREELLIVLGTSTTESVLPRLMEKLERLGCPKPVVGLVLPTGYSFNLDGAAIYLTMTSLFIAQATNTHLSLLQQLGLLAILLLTSKGGAGVAGAALVALTATLSTHNIIPVAGITLIIGIDRVLNEIRAIVNMIGNAVATIVIARWEGAFDAEAARKVLASPRAVPGASDAQSEPVESVNERKAPAYAQERPN
- a CDS encoding UxaA family hydrolase; the encoded protein is MSVIDQNTIFRGYRRSNGRVGVRNHVIILPVDDLSNAAAQAVEHNIKGTMALPHPYGRLQFGADLDLHFRTLIGAGCNPNVAGVIVIGIEEGWTKRVVDGIAKSGKPVMGFGIELHGDHDTIMRASKAAKEMVQWATTLEREECPIADLWVSTKCGESDTTSGCGANPTVGNAFDKLYGLGTTLVFGETSELTGGEQIVAARCANDQVRERFQFMFDRYQDMINRWKTDDLSESQPTKGNIAGGLTTIEEKALGNIQKIGKKCRVDGVLDKAEEPTHSGLWFMDSSSAAAEMVTLCAASGFAVHFFPTGQGNVIGNPIVPVIKICANPRTVRTMSEHVDVDVSGLLQREQNLDQAGDKLLESMLATANGRWTAAETLGHREFVLTRLFESA
- a CDS encoding UxaA family hydrolase, with translation MSQAAQEAQQADTTAAHADPARRTIHIVLHEAKDTVGVAVVEGIKAGTQLNAWIMDEDEIVSVPAKQDIPIGHKVALKDMAVGDTVYKYGVDIGKVVAPIKAGEHAHVHNIKTKRW
- a CDS encoding GntR family transcriptional regulator, yielding MKNGAAHVAGVASTAVIGGTRYKEVKNGILAALAAKEWKGGEAIPSEKRLSERFGVSIGTLRKAIDELVADNILVRHQGLGTFVAQHRRDRYFFRFFRVVRQDGDKTYPTVSLVSFTKTKATREIAATLGIEPNARVFSFVNRLALHGETVMIDNITVAEERFPGLTEAALRERPSTLYNFYQDAFHINVVGTEERLRVATANDVEAELLEVLPGTPLLEVRRIAYSYHQAPVELRISHVNTARYEYVGPSASHEEPL